In the Clostridium beijerinckii genome, one interval contains:
- a CDS encoding ABC transporter permease: MKQIWSMTKIEFYKIIRGHIPIYILAFYSFLLLIHMQDKTWEEFLKNTFFMYSTVIGLMGFGILSSWVFGREYQDQTFKDLLSLPISRTSLVCAKFFALGLSFLGITVLAISGTFAMGLCLDFTNFDVLLTGTLLKRLGIVTLYNCSLSFLFPLIASITRGILAPVSTSFVAIIIAAIFGSQPLGRYIPWTISGIYLNNPQLINWISKLTILAILFIGVYGTILWWNYVDQK; the protein is encoded by the coding sequence ATGAAACAGATATGGTCAATGACTAAAATTGAGTTTTACAAAATAATACGGGGGCATATACCAATTTATATTTTAGCTTTTTATAGTTTTTTGTTACTTATCCATATGCAGGATAAAACGTGGGAAGAATTTTTGAAAAATACTTTTTTTATGTATTCTACTGTTATTGGATTAATGGGATTTGGTATTTTAAGCAGCTGGGTATTTGGTAGAGAGTATCAGGATCAAACTTTTAAAGATCTTTTATCATTGCCAATTTCTCGTACAAGTTTAGTATGTGCAAAGTTTTTTGCTTTAGGATTAAGTTTTTTAGGCATAACGGTATTAGCAATTAGTGGGACATTTGCCATGGGTTTGTGCTTGGATTTTACAAATTTTGATGTGTTATTGACTGGGACTCTTCTAAAAAGGTTAGGTATAGTAACACTCTATAATTGTAGTCTTAGTTTTCTATTCCCGCTTATCGCTAGCATCACGCGAGGAATATTGGCTCCCGTTAGTACTTCCTTTGTAGCTATAATTATAGCTGCCATTTTTGGATCACAGCCCTTAGGCCGTTATATCCCGTGGACAATTTCAGGAATATATTTAAATAATCCTCAGCTTATTAATTGGATCAGTAAATTAACGATTTTGGCTATTTTATTTATTGGTGTTTATGGTACTATATTATGGTGGAATTATGTAGACCAAAAATAG
- a CDS encoding TetR/AcrR family transcriptional regulator gives MNENVSRRRGVILENAILDQAWLLLNQIGYSKLTMDEVARAAKTNKNAIYRRWPQKCYLIFAALSRHAPSIELEVSDHGSLREDLKALFNVLNLFEIIRPDDLRDVILDMLSNMTPYDLFNVINNGNGLRESTETIITRANHRKEISLSVDNISEKALNLPAILIINELVLHGRITETNAEDIIDNILLPIYKASK, from the coding sequence ATGAATGAAAATGTTAGTAGACGCCGTGGCGTTATACTTGAAAATGCGATTTTAGATCAGGCTTGGTTATTGCTTAATCAAATAGGATATAGCAAATTGACTATGGATGAGGTAGCTCGTGCTGCAAAAACCAACAAAAATGCTATTTATCGTCGATGGCCACAAAAATGTTATCTTATTTTTGCCGCATTAAGCCGACATGCACCATCAATAGAATTAGAAGTCAGTGATCATGGTTCGCTAAGAGAAGATTTAAAGGCCTTATTTAATGTTTTAAATCTATTTGAAATTATCAGGCCCGATGATCTACGAGATGTAATTTTAGATATGCTTTCTAATATGACGCCTTACGATTTATTTAATGTTATAAACAACGGAAATGGTCTTCGTGAATCAACTGAAACTATTATAACGCGAGCTAATCATCGTAAAGAGATTTCACTTTCAGTAGATAATATTTCTGAAAAGGCTTTAAATTTACCAGCTATACTAATTATAAATGAGCTTGTTTTACATGGAAGGATCACAGAAACGAATGCCGAGGATATTATTGACAATATTTTACTTCCGATATATAAAGCGAGTAAATAA